Proteins from a single region of Equus quagga isolate Etosha38 chromosome 18, UCLA_HA_Equagga_1.0, whole genome shotgun sequence:
- the ATP1A1 gene encoding sodium/potassium-transporting ATPase subunit alpha-1 — MGKGVGRDKYEPAAISEHGNKKKAKKERDMDELKKEVSMDDHKLSLDELQRKYGTDLSRGLTTARAAEILARDGPNALTPPPTTPEWVKFCRQLFGGFSMLLWIGAILCFLAYGIQAATEEEPQNDNLYLGVVLSAVVIITGCFSYYQEAKSSKIMESFKNMVPQQALVVRNGEKMSINAEEVVVGDLVEVKGGDRIPADLRIISANGCKVDNSSLTGESEPQTRSPDFTNENPLETRNIAFFSTNCVEGTARGIVVYTGDRTVMGRIATLASGLEGGQTPIAAEIEHFIHIITGVAVFLGVTFFILSLILEYTWLEAVIFLIGIIVANVPEGLLATVTVCLTLTAKRMARKNCLVKNLEAVETLGSTSTICSDKTGTLTQNRMTVAHMWFDNQIHEADTTENQSGVSFDKTSATWLSLSRIAGLCNRAVFQANQENIPILKRAVAGDASESALLKCIELCCGSVKEMRDRYPKIVEIPFNSTNKYQLSIHKNPNTSEPQHLLVMKGAPERILDRCSSILLNGKEQPLDEELKDAFQNAYLELGGLGERVLGFCHLFLPDEQFPEGFQFDTDDVNFPLENLCFVGLISMIDPPRAAVPDAVGKCRSAGIKVIMVTGDHPITAKAIAKGVGIISEGNETVEDIAARLNIPVSQVNPRDAKACVVHGSDLKDMTPEQLDDILRHHTEIVFARTSPQQKLIIVEGCQRQGAIVAVTGDGVNDSPALKKADIGVAMGIAGSDVSKQAADMILLDDNFASIVTGVEEGRLIFDNLKKSIAYTLTSNIPEITPFLIFIIANIPLPLGTVTILCIDLGTDMVPAISLAYEQAESDIMKRQPRNPQTDKLVNERLISMAYGQIGMIQALGGFFTYFVILAENGFLPIHLLGLRVDWDDRWVNDVEDSYGQQWTYEQRKIVEFTCHTAFFVSIVVVQWADLVICKTRRNSVFQQGMKNKILIFGLFEETALAAFLSYCPGMGVALRMYPLKPTWWFCAFPYSLLIFVYDEVRKLIIRRRPGGWVEKETYY, encoded by the exons GTTGGACGTGATAAATATGAACCCGCAGCTATTTCAGAGCATGGCAACAAGAAAAAGGCCAAGAAAGAGAGGGATATGGATGAACTGAAGAAAGAAGTTTCTATG GATGACCATAAACTTAGCCTTGATGAACTTCAGCGCAAATATGGAACAGACTTGAGCCGA GGCTTAACAACTGCTCGAGCTGCTGAGATCCTGGCCCGAGACGGTCCCAATGCCCTTACACCCCCTCCCACCACTCCTGAATGGGTCAAATTCTGTCGGCAGCTCTTTGGGGGTTTCTCAATGTTACTGTGGATTGGAGCAATTCTTTGTTTCTTGGCTTATGGCATCCAAGCTGCTACAGAAGAGGAGCCTCAAAATGATAAT CTGTATCTTGGCGTGGTGCTGTCAGCTGTCGTCATCATAACTGGCTGTTTCTCCTACTATCAAGAAGCTAAAAGTTCAAAGATTATGGAATCCTTCAAAAACATGGTCCCTCAG CAAGCACTTGTGGTTCGAAACGGTGAGAAGATGAGCATCAATGCGGAGGAAGTAGTGGTAGGGGATCTGGTGGAAGTGAAAGGAGGAGACCGGATCCCTGCTGATCTCAGGATCATATCTGCAAACGGTTGCAAG GTGGATAATTCCTCACTCACTGGCGAATCAGAACCCCAGACCAGGTCTCCAGATTTCACAAATGAAAACCCCCTGGAGACGAGGAACATTGCCTTTTTTTCAACCAACTGCGTTGAAG GCACTGCACGTGGCATTGTCGTGTACACGGGGGATCGCACCGTGATGGGAAGAATTGCCACACTTGCTTCTGGGCTGGAAGGGGGCCAGACTCCTATTGCTGCAGAAATTGAACATTTTATCCATATCATCACGGGTGTGGCCGTGTTCCTGGGTGTGACATTCTTCATCCTTTCTCTGATCCTCGAGTACACTTGGCTTGAAGCTGTCATCTTCCTCATCGGTATCATTGTAGCCAATGTGCCAGAAGGTTTGCTGGCCACCGTCACG GTGTGCCTGACCCTCACTGCCAAGCGCATGGCGAGGAAGAACTGTTTAGTGAAGAACTTAGAAGCTGTGGAGACCTTGGGGTCCACATCCACCATCTGCTCAGATAAAACTGGAACGCTGACTCAGAACCGGATGACAGTGGCCCACATGTGGTTTGACAATCAAATCCACGAGGCCGACACGACTGAGAATCAGAGTG GTGTCTCATTCGACAAGACTTCAGCCACCTGGCTCTCTCTGTCCAGAATTGCGGGTCTTTGCAACAGAGCAGTGTTTCAGGCTAACCAGGAAAACATCCCCATCCTTAAG CGGGCCGTCGCAGGCGATGCCTCCGAGTCAGCACTCTTGAAATGCATCGAGCTGTGCTGCGGCTCTGTGAAGGAGATGAGGGACAGATACCCCAAGATCGTGGAGATTCCCTTCAACTCCACCAACAAGTACCAG TTGTCCATTCATAAGAACCCCAACACGTCTGAGCCCCAGCACCTGCTGGTGATGAAAGGTGCTCCGGAAAGGATCCTGGACCGCTGCAGCTCTATCCTCCTCAACGGCAAGGAGCAGCCCCTGGACGAGGAGCTGAAAGATGCCTTTCAGAACGCCTACCTGGAGCTGGGCGGCCTCGGAGAGCGAGTGCTCG GTTTCTGCCACCTTTTCCTGCCCGACGAACAGTTTCCCGAAGGCTTCCAGTTTGACACTGACgatgtgaatttccctcttgaaAATCTCTGCTTCGTTGGGCTCATCTCCATGATCGACCCTCCCCGAGCTGCCGTGCCTGATGCCGTGGGCAAATGTCGGAGCGCTGGGATTAAG GTCATCATGGTCACTGGAGACCATCCTATCACAGCCAAAGCCATTGCCAAAGGTGTGGGCATCATCTCAGAAGGCAATGAGACCGTAGAGGACATTGCTGCCCGCCTCAACATCCCAGTGAGCCAGGTGAACCCCAG AGATGCCAAGGCCTGCGTGGTTCATGGGAGTGATCTGAAGGACATGACCCCTGAGCAGCTGGATGACATCTTGAGGCACCACACTGAGATTGTGTTTGCCAGGACCTCCCCTCAGCAGAAGCTTATCATCGTGGAAGGCTGCCAGAGGCAG GGTGCCATTGTGGCTGTAACTGGCGATGGTGTCAATGACTCTCCAGCTTTGAAGAAGGCGGACATTGGGGTTGCTATGGGGATAGCTGGCTCAGACGTGTCTAAGCAAGCTGCTGACATGATTCTTTTGGACGACAACTTTGCCTCAATTGTGACTGGAGTAGAGGAAG GTCGTCTGATCTTCGATAACTTGAAGAAATCCATTGCCTACACCCTGACCAGTAACATTCCAGAGATCACCCCCTTCCTGATATTTATTATTGCAAACATTCCACTGCCCCTGGGGACTGTCACCATCCTCTGCATTgacttgggcacagacatg GTCCCCGCCATCTCCCTGGCTTATGAGCAAGCTGAGAGCGACATCATGAAGAGACAGCCCAGAAACCCCCAGACGGACAAACTTGTGAATGAGCGGCTGATCAGCATGGCCTACGGACAAATTG GTATGATCCAGGCCCTAGGGGGCTTCTTCACCTACTTTGTGATCCTGGCCGAGAATGGCTTCCTCCCAATTCACCTGCTGGGACTCCGCGTGGACTGGGATGACCGCTGGGTCAACGACGTGGAGGACAGCTACGGGCAGCAGTGG ACTTACGAACAGAGGAAAATCGTGGAGTTCACCTGCCACACAGCATTCTTCGTCAGTATCGTGGTGGTACAGTGGGCCGATTTGGTCATCTGCAAGACCAGGAGGAACTCAGTCTTCCAGCAGGGGATGAA GAACAAGATCCTAATATTTGGCCTCTTCGAAGAGACGGCccttgctgccttcctttcctaCTGCCCTGGAATGGGTGTGGCCCTGAGGATGTATCCCCTCAA GCCTACCTGGTGGTTCTGTGCCTTCCCGTACTCTCTTCTCATCTTCGTGTATGACGAAGTCAGAAAACTCATCATCAGGCGACGCCCTGGCG GCTGGGTGGAGAAGGAGACCTACTACTAG